The Lysinibacillus irui sequence CAAGTTGTGCACGGATTTGAGTAATACGTGCTTCAATTGCGTCTGCACCGCCTACACCTTCAACAATTGTTGTGTTATCTTTTGTCACAACAACTTTTGCTGCACGACCAAGTGAAGAAATATCAGCTGATTTTAGGTCTAAGCCTAATTCTTCTGTAATCACTTGCCCACCAGTTAAGATAGCGATATCTTCTAGCATTGCTTTACGACGATCACCGAAGCCAGGTGCTTTTACTGCTACAGCATTAAATGTACCACGAAGCTTGTTCACTACAAGTGTTGCAAGAGCTTCACCTTCAACATCTTCAGCAATAATTAACAGTGGACGACCTTGTTGTACCACTTGTTCTAATAATGGTAATACTTCTTGGATGTTTGTGATTTTTTTATCAGTAATTAAAATGTATGGGTTATCAAGAACCGCTTCCATTTTATCTGTGTCTGTTACCATATAGTGTGAAGCATAGCCACGGTCAAATTGCATACCTTCTACTACATCTAATTCTGTTGTGAAGCCTTTAGACTCCTCGATTGTAATAACACCATCGTTACCAACTCGCTCCATTGCTTCAGCAATAAGTTGTCCAACTTCATCATCAGCAGCCGAAATAGCAGCGACTTGTGCAATTTCTTCTTTATTGCTTACAGGACGAGAAATCGCGTGTAATTCTGTAAGTGCAGCAGCAACTGCTTTATCAATACCTTTACGGATACCTACAGGATTTGCACCAGCTGTTACATTTTTCAAGCCTTCACGAATAATTGCTTGTGCTAATACTGTTGCTGTAGTTGTACCATCACCCGCAATTTCGTTTGTTTTAGAAGCAACTTCTGCTACTAATTTTGCTCCCATGTTTTCATATGGGTTTTCTAGCTCGATTTCTTTTGCAATTGTAACACCATCATTTGTAATTAGTGGTGAACCGAATTTTTTTTCTAATACAACATTACGTCCTTTTGGTCCTAATGTTACTTTCACTGCATTCGCTAATTTATCTACACCTTGTAACATTAATGAACGAGCGTCTTCTGAGAATTTAATATCTTTTGCCATGTGAATTTACCCTCCTGAAATGGAATATTCGTTAAGCTTCTTCAATATATTTATATCAATTTCACCTTATTGTCACTTATGTTAAGAAACAATAGGCAATCACCTTACTTAAGGTGCTTTACATGTTCTTATTCAATAATTGCAAGGATATCGCTTTCGCGTAAAATTAGGTATTCATTACCTTCAAATTTAACTTCTGTACCAGAGTACTTAGAGAAAATAATGTGGTCGTCAACTTTAACGTCAAGCTCTACACGTTGTCCGTTCTCTAATACACGACCTGTCCCAACTGCTACTACTTTACCCTCTTGTGGTTTTTCTTTTGCAGAGTCAGGTAGTACAATACCGAATGCAGATTTTTCTTCTACCTCGATTAGTTCAATTACAATACGATCTCCTAGTGGTCTTAACAAGTGAAACAACCTCCTAATAATAAATAATTGTTTAAATTTATTAGCACTCTATCTCAATGAGTGCTAACACAATTATTATGATAATCAATCGCTCTTTTTTTTGCAAGTCAGAACTTCGAAAAATTTTGTTTTCTTTCCATATTCCTCTACAATAGAAAGGAAGCATATAAATGGAAAGGATTTTGATTGTGACTAATTCTCAAAAAATAACGAAACATAAAAAAACAGCGCTGTATGTTTTGCTGATTTATATTCTTATGCAGATTTCAAGCAGATGGCTGCTCTTACCGTTCCATAAGCTCGTTATGAAGATAACTGGTCTAGCTTCTGAACAAGCGGCCCCCATTACGCAAGGCTGGTATATTGCCCTTAGTTTTGCTGTTGCACTCATTTTGAGCTTAATTCTTACATCTCGTGATAAAGCCTTTTGGAATATTTATCAAGGACAAAAGGAAACGATACCTCTCACGATTGTTTGGGGGATCATCGGCTTCTTCCTGGTGTTCTTTGGTCAAATGATTGGTGCCGCCATTGAAATGGCTGTTTTTGGTATCGAAGGAGGCTCCCAAAATACCGCAGATATCGTTGCTATAGCAAAAGGAGCTCCTATTGCTATATTAGCAATTGTTGTATTTGGGCCCATATTAGAAGAGTTTGTTTTCCGAAGAGTTATATTCGGTTCGCTTGTCCAAACAACAAATTTCTGGGTGGCCGCAATCGTAAGTGCCATATTCTTTGCGATTATCCATTTCGACTTCTCTCATATCTTGCTTTATACTATTTGTGGTTTAATCTTTGCCTTTTTGTATCACAAAACAAAACGTATTTGGACTTCTATTATTGCACACGTCATGCTCAATGGTTTTGTAACACTTGTACAATTCTATGCAGAACCATTGCAAAAGTTTCTTCAAGAACTAGAAAAAATGCAATAATTTTTTGTAAAGCTATGTAAATTTATTGAAAAAAGGAATTGTAACAAAAAAAAGCTCGATGCCTTTATTTTGGCATCGAGCTTTATTTATTACTGTTGATTGAATTCTTCTATTTGTCTTCTTTGCTGTTCAAGTGCCTCTTCAATCTGACGCTTTTGTTCAGCTTCCTGCTCTTCTTTTAATCGGATCTCCTCAGATTTAAGGTATTTTTTATAACCAATCCGAGAAATCATAATACTAATTTCATACAAAATAAACAAAGGTACCGAAACCATTAAATGTGACGCCAGCTCAGGCGGTGCAATGATAGCAGCACAGACGAATAAAGCAAAGTATGAATATTTACGGATACGTATTAACAAGTCAGGATTTAAAAGCCCAATTCGAGAAAAGAATAATACAACAATTGGTAACTGGAAAAGGAAACCAAACGGTATTGTGAGCTTAAACAAAAATGTAAAATACTCATGTATACCAATGGTTTGCTGTATGTCTAAATCATTTGATAAATTCATCATGAATTTTATGACATACGGGAATAGCAAAAAGTATGAAAAGGATAACCCTGCGATAAACAATAAAAATGAATACGGTATATAGCTTAAGGTTGCTCTTCGTTCTACCTCCCTTAGTCCAGGGCTAATAAACGACCATAATTGATACATTAACACAGGCGATGAAAGAATAAATGCTATTAAAAATACAATTTGGATATAAATTGCAAGCGGTGTTACTACGTCAAATGCATGGAGCTCTATATTATATTTTGCTCCAGTAGCTTGAAGGTATTTTACAAGCGGCTTTGCGACGAAAAAACCGCCAGCCATAGCTAGAACAAAGAAAACGGCAACAATGAACAGCCGTTTTCTTAATTCTTCTATATGCTCAATAACAGTTAGATCTTTTGGATTCATTCCTCAAACATCCTAACTTACTTATCTAGTTCTTTCTTTTTCTTATCATCATCATCTTCGTCTGCTAAACCTTTAGTAGCATTTTTGAATTCACGTAGTGTTGAACCAAATGCCTTACCAAGCTCTGGTAACTTTTTAGGACCAAAAATTAGTAACGCGACAACTCCGATAATAATGAGGCTCATAGGACCAATACCACCCATTACAGCCACCTCCTCTTTATATCCATCATTTTAACGCATAATTCGCCATTTTGCTAACTAATTATATGTGAAAGTTTTTCGTCATTCTCACAGTTTTTACCGCCTTTTATTTACAATTTCTATTTGACAGAAACGGTGAACTACACTTAAAAAATATGTATAATTTTCACTCTTCCTGATTACGAATTAAATAAATAAGCGCTTGCAATTCTACCGATAAATCAATAGTTAAGAGTTGCATTCTATCAGGTACTGTTAACCGCTCTGGTGTAAAGTTCAAAATGCCCTTTGCATCCATTGCCGCTAAGCGATCTGCCATTTTTTGTGCAGAGCGTGGCGAAACGGTTAAAATGGCAAGCTCTGCGCCATACTCCGCATATTTCTCCTCCAATAAATCTGGATGAAAAACAGGAATATTGCTAATCATTTTGCCATCCTTAGGCGCTTTTGAATCAAAAGCTACGACAATATGGGTATTATGGTTTTTTTGAAAATTATATTTTAATAATGCACTGCCCAAATTCCCCACGCCAATTAACGCTACTTTTGTTGTTTCATGCTGATCAAGCGTCTGGCTAAAAAATTGTAATAGATGCTGCACATCGTAGCCATAGCCTTTCTTCCCTAGAGCACCAAAGTAAGAAAAATCACGGCGAATGGTTGCAGAATCTATTTTCATCGCTTCACTCAGTTCCTTTGACGATATACGTTCCATACCTTCTTGTGCAAAGTTTTGAATAAATCGATAGTACAGAGGAAGTCTTTTTGTAGTGGCTTGTGGAATTTTTAATTCTTGTTTCAAACTTTTTCCTCCTTACAATGTACCTCAGTCCATTTTACTTTATATAACTAATAATTTTAATACATTCATCCTGAACTATATACTAAATTTTTGCTTACCCTCTAGTATTTCTCTTTAGTTAACGGCGCTTTTACGCAGCTAACTAAAAAGAAATCGTTTCAATCTTACATGACTGCTAGGAATAAGTAAAGCACCGACATTGCACGTAGATCGTTCATCCATTAAACTAAGGTAGAATTGAGGTGTCAAGAATGATTGTTTTACAGGTCAATCAACTAACAAAATCCTTTCTTGCAGATGAAATTTTAAGTGGCGTTAAATTAGAAGTTCAACACCGTGATCGCGTTGCCTTAGTAGGGCGAAACGGTGCAGGTAAATCGACATTATTAAAAATAATCGCTGGACAAATGTCCTATGATTCAGGCGATATCATTATTCCAAAGGATATTCAGATTGGTTATTTAGAGCAGCATGCTGGATTAAATTCTACACTAACTATTTGGGATGAAATGATGACAATTTTCGAATCACTTTTAGCCCAAGAGCAAACACTACGCTCGCTCGAACAGCGAATGGCTGATCCTGCAGTATACGAAAATCCAACTGTCTATGCGAAAGTTATGTCTGAATACGATCAATTACAACATAATTTTAAGGATGCTGGTGGTTATCAATATGAGTCAGACATTCGCTCAGTACTTCATGGAATGCAGTTCTATCCAGAAGACTATGATAAACCAATTAGCTCACTATCCGGCGGACAGCGCACACGTTTAGCACTTGCTAAGCTCTTGCTTAGTAAACCTGATCTGTTAATTCTCGATGAGCCTACAAACCATTTAGATATCGAAACATTATCATGGTTGGAATCCTACTTAAAGAGCTATGAAGGCGCTATTTTAATTGTTTCCCATGACCGCTATTTCTTAGACCAAGTTGTTTCTATTGTCTATGAAGTATCCCGCCATCGTGTCACTAAATACACAGGTAATTATAGTGCTTATTTAGATGAAAAAGCTAAAAACTACGAACGAGATGTTAAGCTCTATGAACGTCAGCAAGACGAAAAGGCCAAGCTAGAGGATTTTATTCAAAAGAATATTGCTCGTGCCTCCACAACAAAAATGGCACAGAGTCGACGTAAAATGCTTGAACGAACTGAGTGGATGGATTCACCAGACGGTGATGAAAAATCTGCTAGTTTCGGTTTTACTATTGAAAGACAAAGTGGTAATGATGTTTTATCAGTTGATGATTTAACAATCGGCTATAATCTTCCTATTTCTAATGGCATCAACCTCCGAACTTTTCGCGAAGACCGGATAGCGCTTGTAGGTCCTAACGGGGTTGGTAAATCGACATTATTAAAAACAATTGTGAAAGACTTACCACCTATTTCAGGCGATATTCGCTATGGTACAAATGTACAAATTGGTTATTATGATCAAGAGCAAGCCAAGCTCTCAAGCAATAAAAGTGTCTTGAAAGAGCTATGGGATGAATGGCCGCTCATGAATGAAAAAGATGTTCGCACCGTATTGGGGCGTTTCCTTTTTAGTGGAGAAGATGTAGACAAAGTCGTATCCTCTTTATCTGGTGGAGAAAAAGCACGACTTGCTCTCGCTAAATTAATGTTGCAAAAGGCAAATTTTTTAATCTTGGATGAGCCTACAAACCACCTAGACTTAGATAGTAAAGAAGTGCTGGAAAATGCGTTAATCGATTATCCTGGCACGCTTCTATTTGTCTCACATGACCGCTACTTCATTAATCGGATTGCGACAAAAGTTGTTGAATTATCTGGAACTGGGTCATTTGAATATTTAGGTGACTATGATTATTATGTGGAGAAAAAACAGGAACTATTGGAGCTAGCTCAAATGAAGGCAGCTTCTCAACCACAAGTACAGCAAGACCTTCCTGATAAAACTTCCACCTCTAAAATTGATAAAGAAGCAAAAAAACGTGAACGTCAAATTAAACGTTCTATCGAAGATTTAGAAGGTAAAATGCAAGAAACAACAGCTATTGTTGAAAATCTAGAGGAAGCCCTTTGCAACCCTGCTATTTTCACTGACCATGAAAAAATTTCACAGCTACAAAATGAATTAGCCACTGCTAAAGAACAGCATGAGCTATTGGAATTAGAATGGCTTGAGTTGAATGAGGAATTAGAAAATATTAATATGTAATTTGATTTAAGCCATATGCCTTCACATATGGCTTTTTTCTTTACTCCTCTTTATTTTTCATATATATTGGTCAAGTGCTATTTTTCGACAAAAAATGCCCACAGTTTTATACACACTAAAAATCTAGTAATACCAACATATCAACAGAGTTTTCCACATTGTCCACAACCAAAATTTATTTTATCCACATATATTCACGTAAAAAGAGCTACTATATATTGAATAATCACAAGTTATGCACAAGTTATCAACATTTTGTGCATAAGTACGCGTGTTCGCTATTTAGTTCAGTACTTTACCTGTGGATAATTTTCTGAAAAATTTGTCAATTAAACTTAAATAGTACCTATTCTCTTAGCATCATTCTTATATTATCTACATATTTTCGACAATCAAAAAGAGATATCTAAAAAATAGATACCTCTTTCATCTCTACACCCAGGATTTTAATTCCATTCCTGGACGTCCATTCATCGTTAAATTTCCTCTAACGCCCGCTTCCAACATTGGCATAGCTGCAGCACCAATCATCGCCGCATTATCCGTACACAATTTAAGTGGTGGTACAAAAAACGGAATACCTTCCTTTGAAAATACAGCCTCTAATGAAGCACGCAAGCCTTTATTCGCGGCTACACCGCCTGCTGCAAT is a genomic window containing:
- a CDS encoding twin-arginine translocase TatA/TatE family subunit, coding for MGGIGPMSLIIIGVVALLIFGPKKLPELGKAFGSTLREFKNATKGLADEDDDDKKKKELDK
- a CDS encoding ABC transporter ATP-binding protein produces the protein MIVLQVNQLTKSFLADEILSGVKLEVQHRDRVALVGRNGAGKSTLLKIIAGQMSYDSGDIIIPKDIQIGYLEQHAGLNSTLTIWDEMMTIFESLLAQEQTLRSLEQRMADPAVYENPTVYAKVMSEYDQLQHNFKDAGGYQYESDIRSVLHGMQFYPEDYDKPISSLSGGQRTRLALAKLLLSKPDLLILDEPTNHLDIETLSWLESYLKSYEGAILIVSHDRYFLDQVVSIVYEVSRHRVTKYTGNYSAYLDEKAKNYERDVKLYERQQDEKAKLEDFIQKNIARASTTKMAQSRRKMLERTEWMDSPDGDEKSASFGFTIERQSGNDVLSVDDLTIGYNLPISNGINLRTFREDRIALVGPNGVGKSTLLKTIVKDLPPISGDIRYGTNVQIGYYDQEQAKLSSNKSVLKELWDEWPLMNEKDVRTVLGRFLFSGEDVDKVVSSLSGGEKARLALAKLMLQKANFLILDEPTNHLDLDSKEVLENALIDYPGTLLFVSHDRYFINRIATKVVELSGTGSFEYLGDYDYYVEKKQELLELAQMKAASQPQVQQDLPDKTSTSKIDKEAKKRERQIKRSIEDLEGKMQETTAIVENLEEALCNPAIFTDHEKISQLQNELATAKEQHELLELEWLELNEELENINM
- the groES gene encoding co-chaperone GroES, encoding MLRPLGDRIVIELIEVEEKSAFGIVLPDSAKEKPQEGKVVAVGTGRVLENGQRVELDVKVDDHIIFSKYSGTEVKFEGNEYLILRESDILAIIE
- the tatC gene encoding twin-arginine translocase subunit TatC, which produces MNPKDLTVIEHIEELRKRLFIVAVFFVLAMAGGFFVAKPLVKYLQATGAKYNIELHAFDVVTPLAIYIQIVFLIAFILSSPVLMYQLWSFISPGLREVERRATLSYIPYSFLLFIAGLSFSYFLLFPYVIKFMMNLSNDLDIQQTIGIHEYFTFLFKLTIPFGFLFQLPIVVLFFSRIGLLNPDLLIRIRKYSYFALFVCAAIIAPPELASHLMVSVPLFILYEISIMISRIGYKKYLKSEEIRLKEEQEAEQKRQIEEALEQQRRQIEEFNQQ
- the groL gene encoding chaperonin GroEL (60 kDa chaperone family; promotes refolding of misfolded polypeptides especially under stressful conditions; forms two stacked rings of heptamers to form a barrel-shaped 14mer; ends can be capped by GroES; misfolded proteins enter the barrel where they are refolded when GroES binds) translates to MAKDIKFSEDARSLMLQGVDKLANAVKVTLGPKGRNVVLEKKFGSPLITNDGVTIAKEIELENPYENMGAKLVAEVASKTNEIAGDGTTTATVLAQAIIREGLKNVTAGANPVGIRKGIDKAVAAALTELHAISRPVSNKEEIAQVAAISAADDEVGQLIAEAMERVGNDGVITIEESKGFTTELDVVEGMQFDRGYASHYMVTDTDKMEAVLDNPYILITDKKITNIQEVLPLLEQVVQQGRPLLIIAEDVEGEALATLVVNKLRGTFNAVAVKAPGFGDRRKAMLEDIAILTGGQVITEELGLDLKSADISSLGRAAKVVVTKDNTTIVEGVGGADAIEARITQIRAQLAETTSEFDKEKLQERLAKLAGGVAVIKVGAATETELKERKLRIEDALNSTRAAVEEGIVSGGGTALLNVYGAVEKAAEAVEGDVATGVKIVLRALEEPVRQIANNAGLEGSIIVDRLKREEVGIGFNAATGEWVNMVEAGVVDPAKVTRSALQNAASVAALFLTTEAVVADIPEAAPAMPDMSGMGGMPGMM
- a CDS encoding CPBP family intramembrane glutamic endopeptidase, with the protein product MERILIVTNSQKITKHKKTALYVLLIYILMQISSRWLLLPFHKLVMKITGLASEQAAPITQGWYIALSFAVALILSLILTSRDKAFWNIYQGQKETIPLTIVWGIIGFFLVFFGQMIGAAIEMAVFGIEGGSQNTADIVAIAKGAPIAILAIVVFGPILEEFVFRRVIFGSLVQTTNFWVAAIVSAIFFAIIHFDFSHILLYTICGLIFAFLYHKTKRIWTSIIAHVMLNGFVTLVQFYAEPLQKFLQELEKMQ
- a CDS encoding redox-sensing transcriptional repressor Rex, with the translated sequence MKQELKIPQATTKRLPLYYRFIQNFAQEGMERISSKELSEAMKIDSATIRRDFSYFGALGKKGYGYDVQHLLQFFSQTLDQHETTKVALIGVGNLGSALLKYNFQKNHNTHIVVAFDSKAPKDGKMISNIPVFHPDLLEEKYAEYGAELAILTVSPRSAQKMADRLAAMDAKGILNFTPERLTVPDRMQLLTIDLSVELQALIYLIRNQEE